The following proteins are encoded in a genomic region of Streptococcus constellatus subsp. constellatus:
- a CDS encoding cation-translocating P-type ATPase, protein MSKEILTGLSQKEVKARVQKGLVNEVTVSTEKTTWQIIQSNVFTYFNFIFFVLAVLLVIVQSWNNLLFLPIVIINSLIGIVQELRARKILSKMQLLHHNTAIAMRDGREVQLDTKDLVQDDIVLFSSGDQIYADACLVSGGLRVNEAQLTGEADEIVKKENDTIMSGSFVVSGKAYARLEKVGNDSYINQLTLKAKEVSGKEESEMVHSVNNLVKAIGFLIIPLGLILFFQSYVTNHESFQVSIVSTVGAIIGMIPEGLYLLMTLALALGAVSLARQKVLLNSMKGIESLSRVDVLCVDKTGTITENTMKVTQIFSVHQNENTSREALKQYLAASPDENETIAAIRNFFVSEIAKESWAVLSTFPFSSKNKFGAICFNEGTFILGAPEFVLKEKLEEYRSYIQKYAESGTRVLVFAESKEQPFTGDLTQTIEPLLFILLENPIRENAAETFSYFNVQGVEVKVISGDNPVTVAAVAAKAEIPHADNYIDAQTLDTDEKITQAVEKYTIFGRVTPQQKQKFVQALQANQHKVAMTGDGVNDILAMKTADCSIAMESGNNATKQIAQVVLLDSDFSHMPHIVTEGRRVVNNIQRSASLFLVKNIFSISLAILSSLFAFTYPLQASQISLISAFTIGIPGFMLALEPNKQRIRGRFIRTVLQNAIPAALVDLLAVLIVMVCGRIFRLSTQEVATSSVILLAVVGFIIIIKLIQPLNRMKTTIVLFNIIGLIVSGLLFHSIFSLSKISPITIILTIILSLMLESLMRFFQYISNRLFATCDQWLNRYQAAKKISEI, encoded by the coding sequence ATGTCAAAAGAGATACTTACAGGGCTTAGTCAAAAAGAAGTTAAAGCACGCGTCCAAAAAGGCTTGGTCAACGAAGTAACGGTTAGCACGGAAAAAACAACTTGGCAAATCATTCAGTCAAATGTGTTTACTTATTTTAATTTTATATTTTTTGTCCTTGCTGTGTTGCTAGTTATTGTACAATCATGGAATAATTTACTTTTTTTACCTATTGTTATTATCAATTCTTTGATTGGAATTGTTCAGGAATTAAGAGCTAGAAAAATATTGAGTAAAATGCAGTTGCTTCATCACAATACGGCAATTGCCATGCGAGACGGAAGAGAAGTTCAGCTAGACACGAAAGATCTAGTACAAGATGATATCGTTCTTTTTTCCTCAGGTGACCAAATTTATGCAGACGCTTGCCTTGTATCAGGTGGTTTGAGGGTCAATGAAGCACAATTAACTGGTGAGGCTGACGAAATTGTAAAGAAAGAAAATGACACCATCATGTCAGGTAGTTTTGTCGTATCTGGCAAGGCTTATGCTCGTTTAGAAAAAGTAGGCAATGATTCTTACATCAATCAACTAACGTTGAAAGCCAAGGAAGTATCTGGAAAAGAAGAATCTGAAATGGTTCATTCTGTCAATAATCTGGTCAAGGCGATTGGATTTTTGATTATTCCTTTGGGACTCATCTTATTTTTCCAAAGCTATGTGACCAATCATGAAAGTTTTCAGGTTAGTATTGTCTCGACAGTAGGGGCGATTATTGGTATGATTCCAGAAGGTCTCTACCTGTTGATGACTTTAGCCTTAGCTTTAGGAGCGGTTAGTCTGGCGAGACAGAAAGTTTTGTTAAATAGCATGAAAGGGATAGAGTCTCTTTCTCGTGTGGATGTTTTATGTGTAGATAAGACTGGGACCATTACGGAAAATACGATGAAGGTTACACAAATTTTTTCTGTCCATCAAAACGAAAATACTTCACGCGAAGCTCTTAAACAGTATCTAGCAGCAAGTCCAGATGAGAATGAAACGATTGCAGCAATTCGAAACTTTTTTGTGTCAGAAATAGCAAAAGAGTCTTGGGCTGTATTGTCAACCTTTCCGTTTAGCTCAAAAAACAAATTTGGTGCCATTTGCTTTAACGAGGGAACCTTTATTTTAGGAGCTCCAGAATTTGTATTAAAAGAAAAACTGGAAGAATATCGTAGCTATATCCAAAAGTATGCAGAAAGTGGAACGCGGGTTCTTGTTTTTGCTGAGTCAAAAGAACAACCATTTACAGGTGATTTAACTCAAACGATAGAACCACTATTATTTATCCTTTTGGAAAATCCAATTCGAGAAAATGCGGCTGAAACATTTTCATATTTTAATGTTCAAGGTGTGGAAGTTAAAGTTATCTCAGGAGATAATCCTGTCACAGTTGCGGCAGTTGCTGCCAAAGCAGAGATTCCTCATGCAGATAATTATATAGATGCACAAACGTTAGATACTGATGAAAAAATCACTCAAGCAGTTGAAAAATATACTATCTTTGGTCGAGTAACTCCTCAACAGAAACAAAAATTTGTTCAAGCGCTTCAAGCCAATCAGCACAAAGTCGCCATGACAGGAGATGGTGTAAATGATATCTTAGCGATGAAGACAGCAGATTGCAGCATTGCTATGGAATCTGGCAATAATGCTACTAAGCAAATTGCACAAGTTGTTCTGCTGGATTCTGATTTTTCACATATGCCCCACATTGTGACAGAGGGACGCAGAGTTGTCAATAACATTCAACGCTCTGCTAGCTTATTTCTTGTAAAAAATATTTTTTCCATTTCGCTAGCTATTTTATCTAGCTTGTTTGCTTTTACTTATCCATTACAAGCTTCCCAAATTTCTTTGATTAGTGCATTTACGATTGGAATTCCGGGATTTATGTTAGCTCTGGAACCGAATAAACAACGCATTCGAGGGCGTTTTATTAGAACAGTTTTGCAGAATGCTATACCGGCAGCGCTTGTTGATTTGCTAGCCGTTTTGATTGTCATGGTGTGCGGTCGAATTTTTCGATTATCTACGCAAGAAGTTGCAACTTCTTCAGTTATCTTGTTAGCCGTAGTTGGTTTTATTATTATCATAAAACTAATCCAGCCACTTAATCGAATGAAAACGACGATAGTACTTTTTAATATTATTGGGTTAATAGTTTCAGGATTATTATTTCATTCTATCTTTTCTTTATCTAAAATCTCACCTATCACCATTATCCTCACAATCATTCTCTCTTTAATGTTAGAATCGCTAATGAGATTCTTTCAATATATTAGTAATCGATTATTTGCTACATGTGATCAATGGTTGAACAGATATCAAGCAGCAAAAAAAATATCGGAAATCTAA
- a CDS encoding DUF3397 domain-containing protein, translating to MTLLKIASVLFIFLTIILTIIITKLFRLKQFGLNFADLAFPLLVLEFYVISDKAFYHSLLPELTLALSTLAIAITVYFLRVKRSFYYPRFFKFFWRAGFILTCFLYLAMVIGLFLSK from the coding sequence ATGACATTATTAAAAATAGCTTCTGTTTTATTTATCTTTTTAACTATTATTTTAACTATTATTATCACCAAATTATTTCGTCTGAAACAATTTGGCTTAAATTTTGCAGATTTGGCCTTTCCACTTCTCGTGCTAGAATTCTATGTCATCTCAGATAAAGCTTTCTATCACAGCTTATTGCCAGAGCTGACTTTAGCGCTCTCTACCTTAGCAATTGCTATTACCGTTTATTTTCTTAGAGTTAAACGCAGTTTTTACTATCCCAGATTTTTTAAATTCTTCTGGCGAGCTGGTTTTATTTTGACCTGCTTTCTATATCTCGCTATGGTGATTGGTTTGTTTTTATCAAAATGA
- the rplK gene encoding 50S ribosomal protein L11: MAKKVEKLVKLQIPAGKATPAPPVGPALGQAGINIMGFTKEFNARTADQAGMIIPVVISVYEDKSFTFVTKTPPAAVLLKKAAGVEKGSGTPNKTKVATVTRAQVQEIAETKMPDLNAANLESAMRMIEGTARSMGFTVVD; this comes from the coding sequence ATGGCTAAAAAAGTCGAAAAACTTGTAAAATTGCAAATCCCTGCTGGTAAAGCTACTCCAGCTCCACCAGTTGGTCCTGCGCTTGGTCAAGCCGGTATCAATATCATGGGATTCACAAAAGAGTTCAACGCTCGCACAGCTGATCAAGCTGGCATGATTATTCCAGTTGTTATCTCTGTATACGAAGACAAATCATTTACTTTCGTTACAAAGACTCCACCAGCTGCTGTTCTTTTGAAAAAAGCTGCTGGTGTCGAAAAAGGATCAGGTACACCTAATAAAACGAAAGTTGCAACAGTTACTCGTGCACAAGTACAAGAAATTGCTGAAACGAAGATGCCAGATTTGAACGCTGCAAACCTTGAGTCTGCAATGCGTATGATCGAAGGTACTGCTCGTTCTATGGGATTCACTGTTGTTGACTAA
- the rplA gene encoding 50S ribosomal protein L1, whose translation MAKKSKQLRAALEKIDSTKAYSVEEAVALAKETNFAKFDATVEVAYNLNIDVKKADQQIRGAMVLPNGTGKTQRVLVFARGAKAEEARAAGADFVGEDDLVAKINDGWLDFDVVIATPDMMALVGRLGRVLGPRNLMPNPKTGTVTMDVAKAVEESKGGKITYRADRAGNVQAIIGKVSFEADKLVENFKAFHDVIAKAKPATVKGTYMTNLTITTTQGVGIKVDVNSL comes from the coding sequence ATGGCTAAAAAAAGCAAACAACTTCGTGCTGCTCTTGAAAAAATCGACAGCACAAAAGCATACAGTGTAGAAGAAGCTGTAGCACTTGCAAAAGAAACAAACTTTGCAAAATTTGACGCAACTGTAGAAGTTGCTTATAACTTGAACATTGATGTAAAAAAAGCGGATCAACAAATCCGTGGTGCAATGGTTCTTCCAAACGGAACTGGTAAAACTCAGCGTGTGCTTGTTTTCGCACGTGGTGCAAAAGCAGAAGAAGCAAGAGCTGCTGGTGCAGACTTCGTTGGTGAAGATGATCTTGTTGCAAAAATCAATGACGGCTGGTTGGACTTTGACGTAGTAATCGCTACACCTGACATGATGGCACTTGTAGGTCGCCTTGGACGTGTCCTTGGTCCTCGTAACCTGATGCCAAACCCTAAAACTGGTACTGTAACAATGGACGTTGCAAAAGCAGTTGAAGAGTCTAAGGGGGGTAAGATTACTTACCGCGCAGACCGTGCAGGTAACGTACAAGCTATTATTGGTAAAGTTTCATTTGAAGCTGACAAGTTGGTTGAAAACTTTAAAGCATTCCACGATGTGATTGCCAAAGCAAAACCAGCTACTGTAAAAGGAACATACATGACAAATCTTACTATCACTACTACTCAAGGTGTAGGTATTAAGGTTGATGTCAACTCGCTTTAA
- the pyrH gene encoding UMP kinase: MVVPKYKRILIKLSGEALAGEKGIGINISTVQKMAEEIKEVHDLGIEIALVIGGGNLWRGEPAAEAGMDRVQADYTGMLGTVMNALVMADSLQQVGVDTRVQTAIAMQQVAEPYIRGRALRHLEKGRIVIFGAGVGSPYFSTDTTAALRAAEIEADAILMAKNGVDGVYNADPKKDKTAVKFDELTHRDVINKGLRIMDSTASTLSMDNDIDLVVFNMNESGNIKRVVFGEQIGTTVSNNVEKEED; this comes from the coding sequence ATGGTAGTCCCGAAATATAAACGTATTTTAATCAAGTTATCAGGTGAAGCTCTTGCTGGTGAGAAAGGGATAGGAATTAACATTTCAACCGTTCAAAAAATGGCAGAGGAAATCAAGGAAGTGCATGATTTGGGTATTGAAATCGCCCTTGTTATCGGTGGTGGGAATCTCTGGCGTGGAGAGCCTGCGGCAGAAGCAGGAATGGATCGTGTGCAGGCTGACTATACTGGAATGCTTGGGACCGTTATGAATGCTTTGGTGATGGCTGATTCATTGCAACAAGTAGGTGTGGATACTCGTGTCCAAACTGCGATTGCAATGCAGCAAGTGGCAGAACCTTACATTCGTGGACGAGCACTTCGCCATCTGGAAAAAGGTCGTATCGTCATTTTTGGTGCCGGTGTTGGCTCACCTTATTTCTCAACGGATACAACAGCTGCCCTTCGTGCGGCCGAGATTGAAGCTGATGCGATTCTTATGGCGAAAAACGGTGTTGATGGGGTCTATAATGCAGATCCAAAGAAAGATAAGACAGCTGTGAAGTTTGATGAATTGACTCACCGCGATGTGATTAACAAAGGATTGCGGATTATGGATTCAACAGCTTCTACCCTTTCAATGGATAATGATATTGACCTTGTTGTGTTCAATATGAACGAATCTGGTAATATTAAACGGGTTGTTTTCGGAGAACAAATCGGAACAACTGTTTCAAATAATGTAGAAAAAGAAGAGGATTAA
- the frr gene encoding ribosome recycling factor, with protein sequence MANAIVEKAKERMTQSHQSLAREFGSIRAGRANASLLDRITVEYYGVETPLNQIASITIPEARVLLVTPFDKSSIKDIERALNASDLGITPASDGSVIRLVIPALTEETRRDLAKEVKKVGENAKIAIRNIRRDAMDEAKKQEKAKEITEDELKGLEKDIQKVTDDAVKHIDEMTSTKEKELLEV encoded by the coding sequence ATGGCAAATGCAATTGTAGAAAAAGCGAAAGAAAGAATGACCCAATCACACCAAAGTTTAGCACGTGAATTTGGTAGTATTCGTGCTGGGCGTGCGAATGCTAGTCTTTTAGATCGCATTACAGTAGAATACTATGGAGTGGAAACTCCACTCAATCAAATTGCTTCTATCACAATTCCAGAAGCGCGCGTGTTATTGGTAACACCTTTTGATAAATCATCTATTAAAGATATTGAACGTGCTTTGAATGCTTCTGATCTGGGTATTACACCTGCTAGTGATGGTTCTGTTATCCGTCTCGTCATTCCTGCTTTGACGGAAGAGACTCGTCGTGATTTGGCTAAAGAAGTTAAAAAAGTTGGAGAGAATGCTAAGATTGCTATCCGGAATATCCGCCGTGATGCTATGGATGAAGCGAAAAAGCAAGAAAAAGCAAAAGAAATTACTGAAGATGAACTGAAAGGTCTTGAAAAAGACATTCAAAAAGTGACAGATGACGCTGTTAAACACATCGATGAAATGACTTCTACTAAGGAAAAAGAATTGCTTGAAGTGTGA
- the cvfB gene encoding RNA-binding virulence regulatory protein CvfB: MNTNLATFITGLVTDENDRFYFVQKDGQTYALAKEEGKYQLGETVKGFAYSDMKQRLRLTTLEVTATQTTFGWGMVTEVRKDLGVFVDTGLPDKQIVVSLDILPEIKELWPKKGDQLYIRLDIDKKDRIWGLLAYQEDFQRLARPAYNNMQNQNWPALVYRLKLSGTFVYLPENNMLGFIHPSERYTEPRLGQVLDVRVIGFREVDRTLNLSLKPRSFEMLENDAQMILTYLESQGGFMTLNDKSSPEDIKTTFGISKGQFKKALGGLMKAGKIKQDASGTELV; encoded by the coding sequence ATGAATACAAATCTTGCAACATTTATAACAGGTCTAGTAACCGATGAAAACGATCGCTTTTACTTTGTTCAAAAGGATGGTCAGACTTATGCTTTAGCTAAAGAAGAAGGTAAGTATCAGCTAGGAGAAACGGTCAAAGGTTTTGCTTATAGTGATATGAAACAGAGACTTCGCCTGACGACTCTCGAAGTCACAGCAACTCAGACGACTTTTGGTTGGGGGATGGTAACAGAAGTTCGCAAAGATCTGGGGGTCTTTGTTGACACAGGACTTCCGGATAAGCAAATCGTAGTGTCGCTGGACATCTTGCCGGAGATAAAAGAACTCTGGCCCAAAAAAGGGGATCAGCTTTATATTCGCCTAGATATCGATAAAAAAGACCGAATCTGGGGACTTTTGGCCTATCAGGAGGATTTTCAGCGCTTAGCGCGTCCTGCCTACAATAATATGCAAAATCAAAATTGGCCAGCCCTTGTTTATCGACTCAAACTCTCTGGCACCTTTGTTTATCTGCCAGAGAATAATATGCTGGGCTTTATCCACCCCAGCGAACGTTATACCGAGCCACGTCTCGGTCAAGTGCTAGATGTGCGGGTGATTGGCTTTCGGGAAGTTGATCGTACCCTCAATCTTTCACTAAAACCTCGCTCTTTTGAGATGCTGGAAAATGATGCTCAAATGATTCTGACATATCTAGAAAGTCAAGGAGGTTTTATGACTTTGAATGATAAGTCGTCCCCAGAGGATATAAAGACTACCTTTGGCATTTCCAAAGGACAGTTTAAAAAAGCTTTAGGCGGTCTGATGAAAGCTGGCAAAATCAAGCAAGATGCAAGTGGGACGGAGTTGGTTTGA